The Nicotiana tomentosiformis chromosome 2, ASM39032v3, whole genome shotgun sequence genome includes the window gcacggtgataaatgaatatgcatgaagaTGCGTGTACATGTATcacaatattataaatattaacatctttatcaaatacctcaataggAACTAGATACATATTTAGACATGCTTTAATATCACTTTtcgggaatgaataacatagacatcctaaactgctaagagtagaatcaCTTATGGAATATCATTACATTTACGTATCGTTTCTTGGAtcataccaaaaagaaaaaaaggattagccttaacatacctggacccTTAATCAATTGAGACGTGAGCCACATGAACCATCTTCAGAAGGTTCAAGATTTTAATATCTTGGACATGCTTGATACGTTCTTAACCAAACATAAAACATACATAAAATATTTACATTCTACGAGATGAAGTAAACACTCTGTCTCTTAGATTTTGGTGATTCATGGAGACTTTAAACATAATCTTTTATATTAGTGGTATGGGCCTACTTAGTAGATGAGTTATCCTTCTAAATGCCACATTTTATATCAATGTAAGAGTCACTTAGTTAATGTTATATGGCTGCCACGTGAAAGACTTATTAACCTTatccaaataaattaattaattagttaatctttcactaaaattattaattacccaattatttacataattaaaaattatctcaaattacttaaaatactacttacttgtaacacactttatataacttactatcatggtcatgtgataccatataaaataaatacatacactattattttattaaaatatccatataaaaatacatatattttctcaacctATAATTTTTCTAGTCGCTtataaagagtaaaaattctcgtatgcttaattcttaaaatggtagaAAGATAATCTTCTTTTCTTgttagaaaataatttttatatttacaataaagaaaatctcataatttttctcatattatatgcataatttaaagcatatttgaaagtagtaatttcaataactataaaaaatcatattttttcaaaCTTATAACATTTGTTACAAAACtgttccactcaaaataccatatctaatgtatataacggtatccatgttgttaaacttacggggtcttataataacatagtcacaaatcctctataatctcatgaataGTCTTAATTCCTTCAAGCACATATGAAATAATACAACttatcctaatattaaagtacaggATGTAACATTAAGCACCCTactctcaccccaaaagtacatattataacattcccaacttgtcgaatttcgacgaaacattattttcttcaattcctttagcttctaaaccttccaaccctctttgtacttgttattcatgatattcaatatttgtaatttacaaggtaacatgattaacttattttatttactttcaaatattatctcatttttggtccttcattagtttgcttacgacgcacttttacgtacgaaaatatagggtgtaacatcattccccccttgggatTATTCGTTCTCGAATGTTTACTATTAGAGACTTTGAAAAACATTTccagagtctcctccgtacactagactaaaaccaacctgcacacagtcagaaaacatactatgcatgccacacatggccaatgtttataaatagcaatactttgcctcaccgaccgtaaatcataaatactgaaagtcaaaaataaaagcttacctgatgacctgctagcctgaatagagttgtgttgtagcatcccatctcgagccatatcttcagtttgaaataggtgggtgtatttagacttcatttcttcctccaatTCCCACgccatctcttctacattcttgctcctccataaaaccttcacggaggctacctccttatttcgtagcttgcggatttgtcggtctaggatggcaactggaatttcctcgtatgacaagtcctttGTAATCTGTACATTATCCGTgagcaccactcgggtaggatcaccaatgtacttccgtagcatagataggTGAAAAATCGGATGGAAAGACTCCAATtttgagggcaactctaactcataagctgcTTGGCCCACTCTTCGAATGATCcaataaggcccaatataccgtggtctaagattgcctttcttgccaaacctcatcacgcccttcataggtgatacctttaagaatacccaatcattaaccctgaactctaagtctAGTCATCGCACattagaatatgacttctgatgactctgagctatcaatagtcgctcccggataagctttactttctctatggcgtgctgaactaggtctggcccatgtaacccagattctccaacatcaaaccaccctataggagatctgcacttaagcccatacaaagcctcatatggagccatctggatactggagtggtaacttttattatatgcaaacttgaTAAAAgttagatgttcatcccaacttcttttcaaatccaacacacatgctcgtaacatatccttgaGCATCTGAATTGTGTGcttggcttgtccatcagtctgtggatgaaaaatTATGCTGCGATTCACCTGAGTCCccagacctctctgaaatgacctctaAAATGTGTTGTAAACGGAGCTCCGCGGTCAGATATGATAGAAACCGGTACTGTGTGTAGctgtactatctccttaatatataactttgcataatcttttattgtatatgtagatctgaccggtaggaaatgagcttATTGCGTAATCCtttcgactatcacccatatggaatcgaacttacaattagaacgaggtaaaccagtgataaagtccatgtttatcgcctcccatttccatgccgagatctctatagtctgcattagcccttctggcttctggtgctctaccttcacttgctggcaactagcacattgggcgacaaactcagcaatgttcttcttcatatcgttccaccagtacacatccttaatgtcatgatacatcttcgtcgacccaggatggatggagtaccacgaataatgtgcctctaacataatcctatctcgtagccctgctacatctggaacacacagacgacccctatatctgagaaccccatctccattgagctctaacaatggcttcttctattgcagaactcgctctctcaactcgaccaactctgggtcctcaaactgcctttccttgacttcagctatgagagatgattttgcagtgttttggagaacaactccaccatcgtcagaatatactaaccgaacccccaaacaagccaattgatgaatctctctagttaattgtcttttctcagcCGCTACATGTGCTAAgatacccatagatcggcgacttaaggcatctgctacaacattagctttccctggatggtagagaatgttaacatcgtaatctttcaataactcaagccatcgcatCTATTGAAAATTCAACTCTTtatgcttgaagatatattgtaggcttttatgatctgtaaatacatcaacatgaacaccatataaataatgtcatcatatcttaagtgcatggacaatcgcagctaactagaggtcgtgggtcggataattcctctcgtgcttcctcaactgccttgaagcatacgcaattaccttcccatgttgcatcaggacacatcctaacccgacacctgaggcatcacaatacatggcataaccctctagaccctctgaaAGTGTTAAAACTGGCGCTGAgatcaacttgttcttaagctcttggaaactccactGGCAAGCCtccgtccattgaaacttagttgctttctgcgtcaacttcgtcaatggtgcctaAAGGGAAGAAATACCCtatacgaacctccggtagtatcctgctaagcctagaaagctacgaacctctgtcagagtggtaggtctaggccaagatttcatggCCTCAATCTTCtaagtgtctacctttataccttcatctgatacaatatgcctaGAGAATGCTACAgagttcaaccagaactcacatttagaaaacttagcatacaacttacgatcacagagggtttgtattaccgctcgcaggtggtctgtATGCTCATCCTCTAAACGGGAATAaatcagaatatcatcaataaatactatcacgaacagatctaaaaatggctgaaataggctattcatcaagtccataaatatggcgggtgcattcgtcaacccgaaggacatgacaaggaactcgaagtggccatatcgggtcctgaagacCGTCTTCGGAATATCGTTTTCCTGAACTTTGAcatggtggtaccccgacctcaaatctatctttgaaaagcatttATCCCCCTGCatctgatcaaacaagtcatcgatccttggaagtggatacttattcttaatagttaccttgctcagctgcctataatcgatacacatcctcaatgagccgtctttcttccgcacaaacagtaccggtgcacccccaGGTGAGGTagtgggcctgatgaaacctttctccagcaaatcttttaactgctccttcaattcggcaggtgccattctatacggagggacggatattgatCGAGTTcttggaagcaaatcgatgctaaaatcaatctctcgctctggaggaatacctggaagctcatctggaaacacatctgcatactctttgactacgggaatagactgaagtgtaggtatctcagcatttGCATCTCTAGCTCACACAATATGATAAAttcacccttttgcgatcattttcctcgccttcagataggaaataaacctacctctaggCGTCgatgtattacctacccattcaagaaCTGGCTCACCTGGAAAATGAAATCCAGCTGCTTTTTCTCATCAATCAActatggcatagcaagctgccaactagTCCAtacccatgatagcatcaaaatccatcatctctagctcaactaggtcagttGAGGTCTGaagactacaaattgtcaccgtacaacctcggtaaacccgtctagcaataatcgattctctgaccggtgtagataccgcaaaaagatcacttagtatttcaggcattataccaaacttccccacgacaaatggggtaatatacgataaaatagatcttgggtctatcaaggcataagcatcatgagagcaaatggtcaatatacctgtcacaacgtctggtgaagactcctggtcctgttgacccgctaaagcatagatacggttctgattaccacctgaaatagaacctctacctctgccatGACCTCTACCATCCAAAGACTGAGACTCGTGTcctgaaggatgcacagacatagatgatcctgttacTGAACTCGCtagttgtgccattcccccagaatctctatttgggtaatctcgcatcatatgccccggacgcccacatgtataacaagcatcagaacctgctcagCATTGGCCCAAGTTTCCTCTACCACAAATTTCACACCGcggcggaaatgaccatgtctgcgcagaacctcgttgtggctgtaaacccgacgcccgtgagctctcacctggtcctgactgagtatagcagtcatacctgtaaccctgtagcTGAGGTGGCGGAAGCCCAGATGGTCGTCCGAAGTACtagggcctataactaccctgatattccTCCTAAGAcctaggaaatctcatcctcttacgttgcccttgctcagccctctctgtaccctgctgccgatgcctaccgctttctatattctgggcgaatgcctgaattcaggagatatccatactatcctgcaatgcagcggtggcacatgccttggTTAACTCTGGGGCTCACCCTGCTATATACCTATGAATCCTATCccacatagtagcaactatggatggtgcatatctggccaatgagtcaaacggagactatactctcgaacactcatattgccctgcttgagggctagaaactgattgaCTCGAGCATGTCGGATCTCAcacggtaagtactggtcaaggaaggcatctgaaaagtTCTCCCAAATAGCTAGAGGTGCATTACATCCCCTGGACCTCTcacatccctcgtaccaaaggatggctatatctcggagtcaaaaAGCTGCTAGCTTAACttcctctttctccgtggcatgcataacccgaaagatcctgtgaaactgatctatgaaatcctgcgggtcctccctctgatctatcCCTGTGAACTCTGGGGggctcaaagcaataaactctaggacccttgaactcccagacccctcataAGATCCTGcgctagctgatgccctagcctgttgttgggtagctaccaactgtgtcaacaaatgcaccgcactcctcaagtcctgatatggTGGAAATAGAGGGGGAACGGtatgtgcggtatccctaggaatctcctcaggtggtggaggagcaggtaatggctgagtaggggtctcgccttcggcctcagactgggccccatctactaggGGTACCCTACTAGTCCCCTCACCTGCtattgtatctctcctctggctagccgtagtcttcctagtcaccatcATATGtacatgcaaacaccaacacgtaagtttaactcaaatttcctataactcagttctatagcacgatttagatttgaaagaagggtaaccaactcctaaatgccatgtagttccctacttatataatgtggtgcacaacacatctataaacaagaccctactagacaaggcctgtagactctctaggacagaactgctctgataccaagtttgtcacgccccccaggttcggggcgtgatagtaaatcaacgcgtacccagtaagtatcccacctaacctcgaagaagtagtgatgaggggtcaactcggacacttactatgggctataattaatataccaatgatataattaaaCATAGATCACGTAGAACGGATGTAAacccaatatcatgaaataagtaaacaattcttttgttaataagaaatttctcaaaattcattttcatcgtttaacaatttatatctccggccaatgaagcagtatcaattattataatttcacaagcaattaatacaatcatgcgcaagtaatgccgaggttgtacggcctgatccaacaaATATATATAAGTTGTGCACTggcgagggtcgaacggcacgaaccatagatgcatctattaccccgctcgcggatcatacatgcgacgttgtcaaatataaatttatcaataaatcatgaatttattaccccgctcgcggatcataaatacaacgcggtcaaatataaatttatcagtAAATCATAATCCTTTTCTTGATTCTTTACAAAATAAAGACAATTAGACTTGAAGATTTTACCCCGCTCgcgatcatacatgcgacgcagtcaaatataaatttattaagttattataatattcctaAATTTCTTTTCGAAAATACGAAGTCCAAAtgaaaactttttgaaaactTAATTTCCTCAATTTAAATTTTTCTCAAGACAATTAATACGCAAACCTCAATCTTGCTTCTTTTCAAGGCAAACAGTAACCACAAATCAaatatcaatatcaacaaggcaggatgtaaacctaaaactacccaaacataggcatagctagtagttacgtacggactctcgtcacttcatacgtacgtagcccccgcaagtagaagcacatatttaatcaattcacctatgTGGTTaactccctcttacaaggttagaaaagagacttacctcgctccgaaattccataaacgactccaaagcctttccagcaactcaaaccgatgcccaacgcttcaaaactagtcaaataagatgcaacccaatcaaaatatgctataatactcataattaatcaatttataataattttcaactccgctcgaaaagtcgataaaagcaccctcgagcccacgtgccaggattccaaaaatattcgaagataaactttacccataatctcacgaacgcaaatatacaatttattctcaattcaataccaaaattcgtgatcaaaatccaagaataccaatttctaggtttttcttcaaaatctcaaatttctactaattcccatgtataaatccttatataatttaagtatttaacttgcaataagtgggaatcacttaccttgacatagatgacaaaATTCTCCCTTCCAAGAgttccaaaaatcgcccaaccaaatgaaaaatgggtgaaatgaactcaaACACCGCTTTAAAAACATTCTTCCCAACCCGaccttcgcacatgcggtcaaatagccgcttttacggctccgcacctgcgaaaattccatcgcaggtgcggttcaagctcAGCCAAACattcccgcatctgcgctccatgtagcgcatctgcgagtccgcttctgcggtcaatacgtcgcacctgcgcccatttCCCGCTCCTGCGTTGCCCACATCGCacttgcgccttcgcaggtgcgcccaaatgttccgcacctgcggttactgaccagcctcctctccttcgcacctgcgagctcgcacctgcaacccTTTTCATGCAGGTATGATTGCACCAGGTATCAGCTGCCTTAGCATTTCATCagagtccaaactcgatccgttaaccatccggaatcctcTCGAGgaactcgggacctcaaccaaatataccaacacgtcccaaaatacatcacgaacttagtctagcctttaaatcacatcaaacaatggtaAAAagatgaatcaccctccaaatcAAACTTagtaaactttgaaacttcaacttctaaaatcgatgccgaaacgtatcaaatcacgtccgatagacctcatattttgcacaaaagtcacattaaacattacggacctactccaactcccggaatcagaatccgaccccgatatcaaaaagtccacacccggtcaaactctccataaccttcaaatttcaaacttttgccaaatgacctacggacctccaaatgcaCTTCTGGacatgctcccaataccagaatcacaaTACGGATCTATTCCCATGCTcataatcccaaacggacatcgataacattgaaatacacctcaacccaattttcatgaaattcttccaaaattccaacttccataataggcgttgaaacgctcccgggtgatccaaaacccgattcgaacatatgcccaagtcaaaaatcatcacaagaacctgttggaaccttcaaatctcgatttcgaGGTCCTTTACTCAAAactcacactttagtcaattcctccaacttaaggctttcgaaaatagaattttctttccaaatcaactccgaacttcccaaacttaaattccgaccacgcgtacaagtcataatacctgaagtaaagctgctcagggcctcaacccgctgaacgacgcgctagagctcaaaacaaccggtcgggtcgttacattctctcccacttaaacatacgtttgtcctcgaacattCTAAGAActattctggagttgtctgaaatcaccgttttaacacctcgtgctaccacaactcagttgagcatattagctcgagcaaatctgaagatcaTCTCCTTtgtttaggcaaataagccttagagccaaattccagcATATGAACACcgtttcaatcactacacgatgtaccaatacatgattgtatactctcactgaattcacaccatgcaccgcattattcacatgaccataataacatcctctgacgaCAATAGCCGAAATCCTATGAAtttgatgcccacaacacacctcataacacatttaagtcttgttccaattcttgaaatgccacgacagagaagatgtgtagaactcatagccacctgctgaattacaatttatggagtctctcctcccgacaagaaccattacctcattctggactgaataacaatatttactctttaatatgcctcatataaatctgattgcactgatcccaggtctaataatctcgtctcaccctagtacaagctgctcaggtaataagccacctcagacactgcaaaagcctcatatgatgccacaatgcgcTAACACGCTACGAACTCGAATgcaatacataaggaaaacgaactctcgaaagaactactcaacccgaCTAGCTAATTTAaataaccgaaaagatgttatgaactttccccaaaatatcaccctctaattcaaacttagtgaactttgaaacttcaacttctaaaatcgatgccgaaacgtatcaaatcacatctgatagacctcaaagtttgcacaaaagtcgcatttgacattacggacctactccaactcacGGAATAGGAATTcgatcctgatatcaaaaagtccactcccggtcaaactctttaaaaccttcaaatttctaactttcgccaaatgaccccgaaatgacctacggacctccaaatgtattttcggacgtgctcccaataccagaatcaccatacggatctattcccATGCTCataatcccaaacggatatcgataaaaTTAAAATACACCTCAacctaattttcatgaaattcttccaaaattccaacttccataataggcgctgaaacgctcccgggtaatccaaaacccgatccaaacatatgcccaagtcaaaaatcatcatacgaacctgttggaaccttcaaatcccaatttcgaggtcgtttactcaaaactcacattttagtcaattcctccaacttaaggctttcgaaatttgaattttctttccaaatcaactctgaacttcccaaacttaaattccgaccatgcgtacaagtcataatacttgaagtgaagctgctcagggcctcaacccgctgaacgacgtgctagagctcaaaacgaccggtcgggtcgttatattctctcccacttaaacatacgtccgtcctcgaacgtgctaagaactgctctggagttgacTGAAATCACCgttttaacacctcgtgcacctacccgtgcaaCCACAActtagttgagcacattagctcgagcaaatctaAAGATCATCTCCTTtgtttaggcaaataagccttagagccaaattccaatatACGAACACCatttcaatcactacacgatgtgacaatacatgattgtatactctcactgaattcacaccatgcaccgcattattcacatgaccataataacatcctctgacgaCAATAGCCGAAATCCTATGAATTTGATGCCCACAaaacacctcataacacatataagtcttgttccaattctTGAAATGCcatgacagagaagatgtgtagaactcatagccacctgctgaattacaatttatggagtctctcctcccgacaagaaccattacctcattctggactgaataacaatattaactctttaatatgcctcatataaatctgattgcactgataccaggtccaataatctcgtctcaccccagtacaagctgctcaggtaataagccacctcagacacttcaaaagcctcatatgatgccacaatgcgcTAACACGCTACGGACTCGAATgcaatacataaggaaaacgaactctggaaagaactactcaacccgaCTAGCTAATTTAaataaccgaaaagatgttatgaacttTCCCCAcaaaatcaccctccaattcaaacttagtgaactttgaaacttcaacttctacaatcgatgtcgaaatgtatcaaatcacgTGTgatagacctcaaattttgcacaaaagtcacatttgatattacggacctactccaactcccggaatcggaatccgaccccgatatcaaaaagtccactcccggtcaaactctctaaaaccttcaaagttctaacttttgccaaatgaccctgaaatgacctacggacctccaaattcacttccgacgtgctcccaataccagaatcacaaTACGGATCTATACCCATGCTcataatcccaaacggacatcaataacattgaaatacacctcgACCCAATTTTGcatgaaatttttccaaaattccaacttcaataataggcgctgaaacgctctcgggtgatccaaaacccaatccggacatacgcccaagtcaaaaattatcatacgaacctgttggaaccttcaaatctcgatttcgaggtcgtttactcaaaactcacactttagtcaattcctccaacttaagtcttttgaaattagaattttctttctaaatcaactctgaacttcccgaacttaaattctgaccacgcgtacaagtaataatacctgaagtgaagctgttcAGGGTCTCAACccgctgaacgacgcgctaaagctcaaaacgaccggtcgggccgttacaattgagattaaattatataatactCATGACCAAAACAAGACaaaattaatttataaataaaCAAAGACAACATGATAAACTAGAAACAGAATAACATAGCACCTCATCCAATTAAACCCGTGTGCATCGGCTTATATTTACCAAATTCTTGTCACTACAAATTCACTAAATAATATTACTTTAAAACACTTAGCCTTTTACATCAAAATCTCTCATATCAAACTACTTCGGAACACCTAATTTTTCTAATGGATATTCAAGATTATAAAGGATCTTAGCAAGTAAGTCAAAGTAAAGAAATCATGGATAAATCATGTAAGGCAGAGATGTCAGAATTGCATTAAACTTATCAAAACTCAATTGGCATGAATATTCACAGCAACTTAAAAATGCAAAAAGGGAGGAAAAGAACCTCAACAGTGACTTCCTCGACAGCGAAACGAACTAACAAGAACACTTTCGAACCAAAACCCAAAACTCGACGAGAACTTTAAAGCGCGAATCTTGAACGGAAAATCCCCAACTTTGTGTGCTTTGTGAGAATAGAATGGAACTTGAGATTGAGTTTTTTCCTCCTCTCCCGATACCAGTTAATATTTGTGCTATATATAGAAtgagtgtgtgtatgtgtgtgacAGATGTGTGGAAGTGTGTACGTGAAAGAGTAGGGGCCATGGGGATTGGGAAGTTAAAACTTAGGGAATGTGAGACTGTTGGGGAATTTTATGAGGGGAGACGTGAAGGAGAGGGGAAGTGAGGGGGTTAGGGAAAAAGCAGATCGTGGGATTAGATTAGGCTAAAAATGGGGATTATAGGATTGGGATAGTTATTAGCAAATATCAGATTTTGAGATAAAAATTTGTTAACAAACTTTATCTTTGTGACTTTAACTTCATTttgctttttttatttatttttaaaggataaatTAAGATAAGAAGATTAACCAACATGTCTTACAATATAggaaaactaaatatttacatgtactttaaatgatactaagaaagattatatagcttacttattaaaattctaattaaaagaaaccatatatatatatatatatatatatatatatatatatgattttttttagaaataaaatttatactctAAGAAAGTgactatttttgtagtttttttttaataaaacctattaagagtaagataaaagtttaaaatattaagattagacctaaaagaaatatttacactaaaatcgTATAGAATTTGgatgtggtcaaaaattaggtgttcacagcatgcccctcttttcttgaaaacatgaagagttttcaggcaaagaaaatgaacaaggtgactgattatttacctcactattatttaaaaaggaaatAAGATAAATGAAAAAGATGTGACCGAGCCTTGGTTTTAGGAACCCTTCATATCCCgtgttataagggaatcaggtcacgtgtagttcaagtggaAGAAGAGTGAAGGAGTATACTTAGAGGGAGAGTCGAGtgaagttccgtcgaggttccgatccgcAACTCCTATCATTacatcaaaagaaaaataaaattacatattcttgaaatctaagagctacaaaattcctatctaaatGCTATCTCgagtcttgtcttgattcttgacttgcttcccccattaactttagactga containing:
- the LOC138905452 gene encoding uncharacterized protein; translated protein: MVTRKTTASQRRDTIAGEGTSRVPLVDGAQSEAEGETPTQPLPAPPPPEEIPRDTAHTVPPLFPPYQDLRSAVHLLTQLVATQQQARASASAGSYEGSGSSRVLEFIALSPPEFTGIDQREDPQDFIDQFHRIFRVMHATEKEEVKLAAF